The Sphingobacterium bambusae genome includes a window with the following:
- a CDS encoding bleomycin resistance protein produces the protein MLKAIIPKLPMRDKAATKAFYIESLQFSEIGDYGDYLLIRKDNIEIHFFLFEALDPVQNYGQIYIRVADIRTLYQGYLDRGISIHPNGPLTIKPWGQQEFSLLDPDNNLLTFGESS, from the coding sequence ATGCTGAAAGCTATTATTCCTAAACTCCCGATGCGCGATAAAGCTGCCACAAAAGCTTTCTATATCGAAAGCCTTCAATTCAGTGAAATTGGCGATTACGGGGATTATCTATTGATCCGAAAGGATAATATCGAGATTCACTTCTTTTTATTTGAAGCGCTTGATCCAGTTCAAAATTATGGACAGATTTATATCCGTGTAGCGGATATACGAACGCTCTACCAAGGCTATTTGGATCGCGGTATTTCCATACATCCGAACGGACCTTTAACAATAAAGCCCTGGGGGCAACAGGAGTTTTCCTTGCTCGACCCAGATAATAATTTGCTCACTTTTGGAGAAAGCAGTTAG
- a CDS encoding sensor histidine kinase has translation MLLPLLVARAQDSEGNDYYFGDNFDFHAVYTDSRMMVRNEITLSTSDKYIWHIFEKLDNSVKLPGKGLDYRPNSPIILGIKLHPKLKNYFSANVQNISKTYHSYLIPDSSDATIIAMGINKNNLQDFVYRIVENDSVELIPWSPIPALSMKYGAKVPFAAIGTFNYPEKLIMVEVRHKKQVGIREGYLIDWRKNKKPVLEQITASGIGAYGYLNLLDPKLNKHYMLSNTGRTDAPLAMQFEKDSLQGMELTFANHQTTPYSINLIRTIDNKRDTIGLEWWTQENRYLVPKEYFNSVGDYELLIHKCGHLRKYTDADILRIAYHIVPPKSVHSQSFWIVLIIFIGIVALLFFFMRFSARRRLIKVEQQRQSASLQIRNIQAQLNPHFMFNAINSIQNLIQKNELEATNYYLSKFSSLTRASLENAEKQMNVLSQEIQLLDDYLKMEQLRFGMHYQIKNELTVHSDLVEIPTFLLQPLVENAVKHGIATRGLEGLIVVSFEQQEQSLLLSVADNGMGFTESSPPSKSGYGLRLTRERLLLLGQLYPENDFRMQISSQPGNTKITISISNWINHA, from the coding sequence ATGCTATTACCCTTACTTGTTGCGCGAGCGCAAGACTCCGAAGGAAACGACTACTATTTCGGCGACAACTTCGATTTTCATGCTGTCTATACCGATTCCCGCATGATGGTACGAAATGAAATCACGTTGAGTACGTCCGATAAATATATCTGGCATATCTTCGAGAAACTAGACAACAGCGTTAAGCTGCCAGGAAAAGGTCTAGATTACCGCCCAAACTCCCCAATTATCTTGGGCATCAAGCTTCATCCGAAACTAAAAAACTACTTCAGTGCCAACGTCCAAAATATCTCGAAAACATACCACAGCTACTTAATCCCCGATAGTTCGGACGCGACAATCATCGCTATGGGCATCAATAAAAACAATCTACAAGATTTCGTTTATCGGATCGTAGAAAATGATAGCGTCGAGCTGATTCCATGGTCCCCTATTCCGGCGCTCTCCATGAAATATGGTGCGAAAGTGCCCTTTGCGGCCATCGGAACCTTCAACTATCCTGAAAAGTTGATTATGGTGGAGGTGCGCCATAAAAAGCAGGTAGGCATTCGGGAGGGATATCTGATAGATTGGCGCAAAAACAAAAAGCCTGTATTGGAACAAATTACCGCCTCCGGAATTGGAGCGTATGGCTACCTTAATCTACTGGATCCGAAGCTCAATAAGCACTACATGCTATCAAATACCGGACGCACGGACGCACCCTTGGCCATGCAATTCGAAAAGGACAGTTTGCAGGGCATGGAGCTGACCTTTGCAAACCATCAAACAACACCCTATTCCATTAACCTGATCCGAACCATCGATAACAAAAGAGATACAATTGGACTGGAGTGGTGGACGCAAGAAAACAGATACTTAGTCCCCAAAGAATATTTCAATAGCGTAGGCGACTATGAACTGTTGATCCACAAATGTGGTCACCTGCGCAAGTATACAGATGCCGATATTTTGCGTATAGCATACCATATCGTTCCGCCCAAATCTGTACACAGCCAATCCTTTTGGATCGTACTAATCATCTTTATCGGAATCGTCGCTTTGTTATTTTTCTTTATGCGCTTCAGCGCCCGCAGGCGACTAATAAAGGTGGAACAGCAACGACAATCGGCCAGCCTGCAGATCAGGAACATTCAAGCACAGCTAAATCCACACTTTATGTTCAATGCTATCAACTCCATCCAAAACTTGATCCAGAAGAACGAGCTCGAAGCCACAAACTATTACCTCAGTAAGTTTTCATCTTTGACAAGAGCCAGCTTGGAAAATGCCGAAAAACAGATGAATGTGCTCAGCCAAGAGATACAATTGCTGGACGATTACCTGAAGATGGAACAGCTCCGGTTTGGTATGCACTACCAAATAAAAAACGAGCTAACGGTGCACAGTGATCTTGTCGAAATCCCCACATTCCTATTGCAGCCCTTGGTAGAAAATGCCGTGAAGCACGGTATCGCTACAAGAGGCCTCGAGGGCTTGATTGTCGTCAGCTTCGAACAACAAGAGCAATCGCTGCTGCTTTCGGTAGCAGATAATGGCATGGGCTTTACAGAAAGCTCCCCACCGAGCAAAAGTGGTTACGGACTACGCTTGACGCGCGAACGTCTTTTATTATTAGGACAACTCTACCCGGAAAATGATTTCCGTATGCAGATCAGTTCCCAACCCGGAAATACAAAAATTACGATAAGCATTTCAAATTGGATTAACCATGCCTGA
- a CDS encoding GMC family oxidoreductase, whose amino-acid sequence MENTTYDAIVVGSGISGGWAAKELCEKGLKVLLLERGGPYDHVKDYKTANKDPWEIPHRGKTTIEQKKTYPAIHRGWAASEVVMDGWANEQDNPYTEIKPFTWWRSYRMGGRSILWGRQSYRLSQMDFEANEKDGIAVPWPIGYADLAPWYDYVEKFAGISGSIEHLPHLPDGQFLPAMELNCVEKDMAERIKKEYDSKRHLIIGRVANLTKPIEGRVNCQYRNRCWEGCPFGGYFSTQSSTLPAAKKTGNLTIRPYSLVTKVLYDKATKRAKGVEILDTEDNKTYEIKSKIVFLCASALNSTWILFNSATDVWPDGLGSSSGELGHNVMDHHYNVGAGGIIEGYEDKYVYGRRANGFYIPRFVNLAGDKRDYLRGFGYQGSANREGWSRSVAEMSLGGAFKDALTEPGVWSVGATGFGEILPYHENKISLDKTKQDKWGLPILAMDAELKDNEWKMRKDIQHELKEMLEKAGVKNIGGWDSGHAIGHGIHEMGTARMGTDPKTSVLNKWNQVWDCLNIFVTDGACMTSSACQNPSLTYMALTARAVDHAVNELKKNNI is encoded by the coding sequence ATGGAAAACACCACGTATGACGCCATCGTCGTTGGATCCGGTATTAGCGGAGGTTGGGCAGCAAAAGAACTGTGTGAGAAAGGATTGAAAGTGCTATTATTGGAACGAGGCGGTCCTTACGATCATGTCAAGGACTACAAAACGGCTAACAAAGATCCTTGGGAGATTCCCCACCGCGGCAAAACCACAATCGAGCAAAAGAAGACATATCCAGCCATACATCGTGGATGGGCTGCTTCAGAAGTGGTGATGGATGGTTGGGCCAACGAACAGGACAATCCCTACACGGAAATAAAACCATTCACTTGGTGGCGTAGTTACCGCATGGGGGGGCGATCTATTTTATGGGGTCGGCAGTCGTATCGGTTAAGTCAAATGGATTTTGAAGCCAATGAAAAGGATGGAATCGCGGTTCCGTGGCCCATTGGCTATGCAGATTTGGCTCCGTGGTATGATTATGTGGAGAAGTTTGCCGGAATAAGCGGATCGATAGAGCATTTACCGCATCTTCCGGATGGACAGTTTCTGCCAGCAATGGAGTTAAACTGCGTAGAGAAAGATATGGCCGAACGGATCAAAAAAGAATATGATTCGAAGCGTCACCTGATTATCGGACGGGTAGCAAACCTTACGAAGCCCATTGAGGGAAGGGTGAACTGCCAATATAGAAACAGGTGTTGGGAAGGCTGCCCCTTTGGAGGCTATTTTAGCACGCAATCGTCTACACTTCCCGCAGCGAAGAAAACGGGGAATTTAACCATTCGCCCCTATTCATTGGTAACAAAGGTCTTATATGATAAAGCTACCAAGAGGGCTAAAGGTGTAGAGATTCTGGATACCGAAGACAACAAAACCTACGAAATAAAAAGCAAAATTGTTTTCCTATGCGCGTCAGCACTCAACAGCACTTGGATATTATTTAATTCTGCAACCGATGTTTGGCCCGATGGATTAGGAAGTTCAAGTGGCGAACTAGGACACAACGTAATGGACCATCACTACAACGTTGGTGCGGGCGGTATTATCGAAGGCTATGAAGATAAATATGTTTACGGCAGAAGGGCGAATGGTTTTTACATTCCGAGGTTTGTGAATTTGGCCGGTGACAAAAGAGACTACCTTCGCGGATTTGGCTATCAAGGCAGTGCAAATCGGGAGGGATGGAGCAGGAGCGTTGCAGAAATGAGTTTAGGAGGCGCTTTCAAAGATGCATTGACAGAGCCCGGTGTTTGGAGCGTAGGTGCGACAGGCTTCGGCGAGATACTTCCCTACCATGAAAATAAAATTTCATTAGATAAAACCAAGCAGGACAAATGGGGACTGCCCATATTGGCGATGGATGCGGAATTGAAGGACAATGAATGGAAGATGCGTAAAGATATACAACATGAGTTGAAAGAAATGTTGGAAAAGGCCGGTGTGAAAAACATAGGAGGCTGGGATAGTGGGCATGCTATCGGGCACGGGATTCATGAAATGGGCACGGCGCGCATGGGGACGGATCCTAAGACCTCGGTGTTAAATAAGTGGAATCAAGTCTGGGATTGTCTGAATATTTTCGTGACCGATGGCGCTTGCATGACATCTTCTGCTTGTCAAAATCCTTCGCTAACCTATATGGCGTTAACAGCAAGAGCTGTGGATCATGCAGTAAATGAATTAAAGAAAAATAATATATAA
- a CDS encoding TPM domain-containing protein: MAKHLIFITCLLFAFVLSSCQNKNKINGHWQEIPDHVGWINDFEDVLSAEEETNLTQLVKNYEKGTSVEIAVITIPATAVEADKFDDLVLRIANEWGVGKAEKNNGILIGISKGHKTIRISNGYGIEKVLTDEQTKDIITDFFIPNFRKGDFYNGLSNGIEALIKALNVEKNAVGAIVYQNLNFELGKSS; the protein is encoded by the coding sequence ATGGCAAAACACCTTATATTTATTACCTGTTTATTATTCGCGTTTGTATTGTCGAGTTGCCAAAACAAAAACAAAATCAACGGCCATTGGCAAGAAATACCAGATCATGTTGGCTGGATAAATGACTTTGAGGATGTGTTGAGCGCTGAAGAGGAGACGAATTTAACGCAGTTGGTTAAAAACTATGAAAAAGGAACCAGCGTAGAGATAGCTGTTATCACCATTCCTGCTACAGCAGTGGAGGCAGATAAGTTTGATGACTTGGTACTGCGTATTGCAAATGAATGGGGAGTAGGCAAAGCCGAAAAGAACAATGGGATCCTAATTGGCATATCCAAGGGGCACAAAACGATTCGAATCTCGAACGGATATGGAATCGAGAAGGTACTGACCGATGAACAAACGAAAGACATTATTACTGATTTTTTTATACCGAATTTCAGGAAAGGCGATTTTTACAACGGTCTGTCCAATGGAATTGAAGCGTTGATCAAGGCCTTGAATGTGGAGAAAAATGCTGTAGGTGCGATTGTGTATCAAAACCTCAATTTCGAACTGGGTAAATCTTCATGA